GAAGAAAAAAGGAATCCATTCATGCAGTGGCATCCAGCTTGGAAAATCTGGGTAGGGGCTACAGGAAGCAAAGAGTGGATTCGCCGCAGTTTGCAACCAAACATGATAATTGGCGATATACAGCCCGATGGCTGCACTTCCGAGCCAGCCAAACAAGCCCACAACGCGATTCAGTGTACGTTTCGGTTGCAACGCACCCACCGCTGCGAAAACTGCAATGCCAAGTACTGCGATGCGTTGGTAAACGCATTGTACGCAGGGTTGTAGGCCCTGTACGTGTTGCATGTAGAGTGCGGTGATAAGTAAACCTAGTGCGGTTGCAAATAACACAAGCCAAGGCCAGCGCTGATGCGGCCAATATGCAAGAGAATGCATGAACTCGATCCTTTTACTTCACTTTTACTTTTGTGATGCGCTTAAAATATCACAGATCGTTGCACAGGAGTGAGTCAGGCATTAAACTTGTCCGACCATTCAGCACAGGTTACAATTTGATTGCACTCAGACTCCGGATTCTGATCAGTCACTAGCGGTAATACAGGACAATTAATTTGACCCACATGATTATAAAGGCGAAAAGCCCCGCGGGATTTGCGGAAGAATTTATTGTGAAATCGATCTGGAAAGGCGATTTTGCACCTGGCTCTATTCTGCCTGCAGAAAGGGAGCTGTCTGAATTAATTGGTGTAACGAGAACCACGCTGCGTGAAGTTCTGCAGCGTTTAGCCCGAGACGGTTGGCTCACTATCCAACATGGCAAGCCAACCAAGGTGAATAATTTTTGGGAAACTTCAGGCCTTAATATTTTAGAGACGCTGGCGCGGCTCGATGAAGAGAATATGCCTGAACTTATCGATCAGCTTTTGTCTGCAAGAACAAATATCAGTGCCATTTATATTCGCGCGGCATTGCGCCATGACCCTGCACGTGCAACTGAAATTCTGCAGCAATCTGAAGGGCTTGAAGACGACTCTAAAGCTTTTGCCGAGTATGATTATTACCTGAATCACGAATTGGCGATGGCATCTGGCAATCCTATTTATGTACTCGTACTAAATGGTTTTAAAGGTCTATATGCCCGCATCGGACAATTTTACTTTTCCAAGTCAGACGCACGTGCTTTGGCGCGAGATTACTACGCCCGTATGCGAGCCTTGGCTGAGAGTGGAGAGCATGGTGAGGCAATGACACTAGTGCGTCAGTATGGTTACGATTCAGCGGCCATTTGGAAAGAATTGAGAGATTCGATTCCGGAGAACTTAGTCGAGTAATTCGAGTGAAAAGTAAACGATATTAAAAAAACCCGAACGTTGATAGTTCGGGTTTTTTAATGCCTGAAAAACAAATTAACCTAAGTTTTTCGCTGCGAAATCCCAGTTCACAAGTGACCAGAATGCGTCCATGTACTTAGGACGTGCATTGCGGTAGTCGATGTAATAAGCATGTTCCCACACATCAACAGTGAGTAAGGGTGTCAGACCTTCTTCAGTAATTGGCGTTGCAGCATTACTGGTGTTGAAGATATCAACTGAGCCGTCAGACTTTTTCACTAACCAAGTCCACGCAGAACCGAAGTTGTTGACTGCACTGTTAGTGAAGGCTTCTTTGAACTTCTCAAAAGAACCCCATTTTGCATTGATTGCGTCAGCAAGTGCGCCTGTTGGCTCACCGCCGCCATTTGGGCTCAAGCAATGCCAATAGAACGTGTGGTTCCATACCTGAGCGGCATTATTGAAAAGACCACCGTCAGAGCTGCGGATAATCTCTTCTAAAGATTTTCCAGCATTATCAGTGCCTTCCACCAAGCCGTTTAATTTGTCGACATAGGTTTGGTGATGCTTGCCATAGTGATACTCGAGCGTCTCGGCAGAGATATGCGGTTCCAATGCATTTTTCTCGTAAGGTAGTGCCGGTAATTCAAAAGCCATAATATCGGGTCTCCATTTTTATTTAAGAGCATTTAAAAGCTAGTGGTACCTAGTATAGCTTACATACGTGGGGGATAACTATTTAGATTTCAAGGGCGCACGTTGATTTTCATTATGCTATAATGCGCGCCGTTAATTCGGTATTGAGCGAGGTTTCTCATGCAAGAACAAGTGTCTGAAGAAGTACAAGCCGTTCACGACAAAATTCGTCAGCAAATTGCTGAACACGATATTCTGTTGTACATGAAAGGTTCTCCTAAACTCCCCAGTTGTGGATTCTCTGCGCAAGCGTCACAAGCGCTGATGAGCTGCGGGAAGCCGTTCGCTTATGTTGATATTTTGCAGAATCCGGATATTCGTGCTGAATTACCAAAAATTGCGCAGTGGCCAACCTTCCCGCAGTTGTGGGTGAAGGGGGAGTTAATTGGCGGCTGCGATATTATTCTGGAAATGTTTCAACAGGGCGAACTGCAAACAATAATTGCAGAAGCCGCACCTGAAGAACCTGAGCAAAATAGCTAAACGCACAAACAAGATTCAACTTTGGAGCTCAAGGTTGGGCTCCATTTTTTTTGCTTTAAACTCAACTTAAATGGAGAAAAACATGGCTGTATTGGTAGGCCGTAAGGCCCCTGATTTTACTGCTGCTGCAGTAACTGGCACAGGTGAAATCGTCGAAAACTTCACATTCAGTGAAGAGATCAAGGGTCAAAAGGCTGTCCTTTTCTTTTATCCGCTAGATTTTACTTTCGTTTGTCCGTCTGAGCTTATCGCGTTCGATAAGCGTTTGGCCGAATTCGAAAGCCGCGGTGTAAAAGTGATCGGTTGTTCAATCGATTCTCAGTTTAGCCACAACGCATGGCGCAACACTGCTGTAGAGAACGGTGGTATTGGCCAAGTGAAATACCCACTCGTTGCCGATGTGAAACACGAAATCGTAAAAGCTTACGATGTTGAGCATCCAGAAGCCGGTGTTGCATTCCGTGCATCGTTCTTGATCGACGACGAAGGTATGGTGCGTCATCAAATCGTAAACGACTTACCTCTTGGCCGTAACATTGACGAAATGCTGCGCATGGTTGACGCATTGTTGTTCCACGAAGAGCACGGCGAAGTTTGTCCAGCAGGTTGGAACAAAGGCGACGAAGGAATGAAAGCAGACGCGAAAGGCGTTGCTGATTACCTCAGTAAGAACCAAGCGAAACTCTAATTTTCGCGACGAGTAATACCAAAACGGCTCCCACGGAGCCGTTTTTTATTCTAAAGGCCAGCCGCCGAGTTGTTGGTAGCGGTTTACTATCCAACAAAAGAGCTCTGCGGTGCGTTCAGTATCATACACAGCAGAATGTGCTTCCTTTTGATCGAATTCGATACCGGCCGCCTTGCATGCTTTGACCAATACGGTTTGGCCAAGTGCGAGTGCTGAGAGTGCGGTGGTATCTAACGTAACAAACGGGTGGAAGGGATTACGCTTAAGTCCTGCACGCTCCGCCGCCGCCATCATGAAGCCATGATCAAAAGTTGCATTATGGCCGACTAACACGGCGCGCTGACAGCCTGCATCTTTTTGCGCCTTACGCACCGCTTTAAAGATATCTCGAAGGGCTTCTGCTTCAGAAACTGCACCGCGCAATGGATGAAACGGGTCTATACCGTTAAACTCAATGGCTGCTTGTTCAATATTTGCGCCTTCGAAGGGAACGACATGTGCGTGGATTGTATCTTTAGGAATGAGTTTACCGTCTTTATCAAAATCGACTAAAACGGCTGCTATTTCCAGTAAAGCATCGTTCTGCGCATTAAAACCGCCGGTTTCAACGTCTATTACTACGGGTAAGTACCCGCGAAACCGTGCTTTCATTAAACCTTCAATCTCTGCCATGCGCACTCCTTTTAGTTGCTCGCAGTATGCCAGATTAAGGCAAGAAACGCTAAAGGTTGGCGGCTTTGTGTCGATACCTTAAGCATGAAATTATTGAATTACTTTGGGGGCAATATGCAGTTGAAAGGAAAGCTCACCTTGTTAAGTGTGAGTTTCGCGCTAGCGCTCAGCAACCAAGCTCAATCTGCCACCCGCACGTATTCCGCAAACTATGAACACGCTTCTTGGCGTGTCAGCGAGTACTCACCTTTGCAGTGTACTTTGGCGCATGACATTCCACGTTATGGGAAAGTGCGCTTTATGAGTGAAGCGAGCCGTGAATTGAATATGCGAGTCGTTTTAGACATGCGTAGACTACCTGACACTTACGATGCGGCACAGGTTTTTAGTACTCCACCCGCTTGGCGTCCCGGAGTCGCGCCGCAGCACCTCGGTGAGTTGCCGCTGTACCGTCAGTACGATAGCGAACTTGGTAAAGAGATGTCGTGGGTATTGCTCACCGAATTGGAAAAGGGCATGACACCTACCTTTACTTATCAAGACTGGCACAACCAACGTGACCAAGTGCGAGTTGAAGTGTCGGCCGTGAATTTTCAGGAGCGGTATGACGACTTTATGAATTGTGTTGCACAGCTGCTTCCTTATGGTTTTGAAGATATAGCTTTTACAGTGTTAACCTACCAAGAGAAAACGACCGAATTAACCAATGCCGCGAAGCGCAAACTGATGCGTGTGGGGGAGTATTTAACTTACGATCAAGACATAGAGTTGGTGTTAATAGCAGGCTATACCGACGCCTATGGGAGTTATGACGAGAACCAAGCATTGTCGGAATCACGTGCACAAGCAGTGAAGGATTTTCTCGTGGAGCGCGGTATTGAAGAAAGCCAGATTTCCATCCGTGGTTATAGCGAAATGCGTCATATCGCTGGAAATGAAAATGAGCTGGAGCGCGCACAAAACCGACGCGTGGTTGTGCAAATTAGCCGTCCATTTAATCAAGACTTATTGTCGAGTAATTAAATCTCAGTTTTATCTTTAAATTCGCACAAATCCTCGATGATGCAGGAGCCGCATCGAGGTTTCCGCGCTACACATGTATAGCGACCATGAAGAATGAGCCAGTGATGAACATCTACCTTGAATTCAGCTGGAACAACTTTTAAGAGCTTTTGTTCAACAAGATCAACGTTTTTTCCAACGGCAAACTTGGTTCGGTTACTCACGCGAAAGATATGCGTATCGACGGCAATGGTTGGCCAGCCAAACGCTGTGTTCAAAACCACATTCGCGGTTTTGCGACCGACACCTGGTAACGCCTCGAGCGCTGCGCGGTTTTCCGGCACCACGCCACCGTGCTCATCAATTAATATTTTGCAGGTCTTGATCACATTCTCGGCTTTGGTGTTAAACAAGCCGATAGTCTTGATATAGTGCTTCACGCCGTCGACACCGAGTGCGTACATGTCATGTGGGTTGTTAGCCACTTGAAACAATGGTCCTGTTGCTTTATTCACCCCTACATCGGTAGCTTGCGCTGAAAGTAACACAGCAATGAGCAACTCGAACGGATTTGAAAAGTTCAATTCAGTGGTTGGTTTCGGGTTATTTGCACGCAAACGTGTAAGTATTTCTAATCTTTTTTGCTTGTTCATACCGAAGTCACTCGTGCTCGGGTTGCCTTTTCAACAGGAGACTTGACGACTCGTTCTGCGCGCATACGATCGATCATGTTTTTGATTGCTATTAACATGCCAAGACCGAGAAAAGCGCCCGGTGGCAAGACCGCTAAGAGTAATGGGTAATCGAATTGAATCACTTCAACGCGGAGGCCGCTGGCCCAGGGACCAAGCAATAAGTCTGCACCATCAAATAAGGTGCCTTGCCCAATTAACTCTCTTAATGCTCCGAGCAAAACAAGTACAAATGCAAAACCAAGACCCATCATAAAGCCATCGTAGGCAGCGAGCTGCCATGGGTTTTTGGAAGCATATGCCTCGGCACGACCGATAATTGCGCAGTTTGTTACGATTAGAGGAATAAAGATGCCAAGAGACATAAAGAGCCCGTAGGTAAAGGCATTCATTAGTAGCTCAATCAGTGTTACAAAAGTTGCAATGACAATAACAAACACAGGAATTCTGATTTCATTGGGTACCCATTGGCGTACCAATGAAACTGTTACATTCGATCCCACCAATACAAATAAAGTGGCAAGACCCAAGCCAAGCGCGTTGGTGATGGTACTGGTAACCGCTAGTAGAGGACATAACCCTAACAGCTGAACAAGCGCTGGATTGTTCTCCCAAAGACCGTTCTTGGTAAGTGTGGTGAGTTCAGATGACATTAATGATCTCCTCCCTCGTTAATTTGGCAGGTGGATGGTGCTGCGAAAATCTCTGTTTTATTGTTGTTCGCCCAGATAATCGTTCGTTCAATCGCATTGATCACAGCACGAGGCGTGATAGTTGCTCCCGTAAATTGTTCAAATGCACCACCATCTTTACGCACTTCCCAACGACTACTCTCTTGCGGAGGAATCACCTCTTGCGCAAATTTTAAGATCCAGTCGCTCTTTCGCGTTTCAATTTTATCGCCGAGGCCAGGCGTTTCTTTATGTTGCAGAACCCGGGCGCCAAGCACGCGTCCCTCTGTATTGATCGCAACGAGCATTCTGATCTCACCACTGTAGCCGTCGGGTGCATTTGTTTGAATCGCGAGCGCGGTGTCTTCACCGTTCAAACGAGAACGGTAGACAGGTTGAGGCGTAGACGTACCCAAAACCTCAGGTAGCTCATAAAGAGTGCAATCATGGAATAAGTCATTATCGTGGAGCGCAGGTGGAATGAGTACATTCAAGGTTTTTAAAAGCTCACTCCGCTGCTGAGCAGCAATACGGTCAGCAGTAAGGTATTGAGTGAGTACTAATAAGGCCGTAGCAATGAGTGCGAATGCGCCTAAAATAAGCCCGTTCTTTCGCATCTGAGTTATGATCATGATGGGTCACCCTTCGATGCTTTCGATTTTAGATGTTTGTGACCATAGGTAGTGGGCTGGGAAAAATAATCGATGGCTGGTACACAAAGATTAGCAAGCAATACTGCGAATGCCACTGCATCGGGATAAGCGCCCCAAGTCCGAATCACATAAATGAGTAGACCAATCAGTAATCCATAGTACACCTTACCGCGATTGGAGGTGGCAGCCGAAACCGGGTCTGTGGCGATAAAAAATGCACCAAGCATGGTTGCACCGCTGAGGAGGTGAATATTAATCCCTGGTAATTGATCAGGCGCAAAGCTTGCGCCTATTCCTGAGAAGAGAAGGAGCGCCCCCACGATCGAAAGCGGGATATGCCATGTAATCACGCGGCGAGCAACCAAATAAAGCCCTCCGAGTAAATAGGCGACATTGACATGTTGCCAACCGATACCAGCAAAACCTTGGAAGATCGGCCCATTTAACGCTTCGTTTAGCGTAAATCCTTGCATCGTTTGATTGCGGATATGGTCGAGGGGTGTGGCCATCGAAACAGCATCAATTCCACGCCCCATTTCCACTAGCGTGGCCTGTGTAAGATTGAAACCATCATACGTGTATTGTGTGAAAAACAACCAAAAGCTATCGAGAAAGCTTATGTCCATTGTGGCGAGAGGAGCTGGAGGTGTCCAACTGGTCATTTGTACTGGAAAAGATATCAGGAGTAAGACATAGCCTGCCATTGCAGGATTGAAAATGTTCTGCCCCACACCGCCAAACATGTGCTTTACAACGGCAATGGAAAACACGACCCCAATAAGAATAATCCACCAAGGTGCAAGTGGTGGAATACTGACCGCAAGTAAGGCGGCGGTAAGAATGGCCGTATTATCTTTTAACGCCATTGTAACGGGTCGATTTCTTAAAGCGAGGGCGGTTGCTTCCGTTGCGACGGCGACCAGAATGGCGAACACAAGCTGCAAAATAACGCCCCAGCCAAAAAACCAGATTTGCACTAGAATTCCCGGAATCATGGCAAGTAAAACTTGCTGCATGACCCAAGCCGTATTTCTTCGCAAATGATGATGTGGCGATGAAGCTATCAACATACTCATGAGTTGTCTTTGTCTCCGCTTTTATTCGCACGTTCTTGAGCTGCCTTCTTTGCTTTAGCTCGTGCGATTGCCGCCGCTACTTGCGCCTTTTTATCATTTTCTTGAGGCGCTGCTTGTGTGGTTTGCTCAGCCCTTGCCGCAAGCGCTTCTTTGCGCGCTTCGGCTGCCTTTTTATGGCGCTCCAGTCGTTCTTGCTTTTCTCGTTCTAAACGTGCTTGCCGGGCTTCAAATCGTTGCCGTGCAATTTCTGCTTTCTTTTGCTCAATAACGGACTCACGAATCTCAGCTTTCGCTTTTCGGTAATAGTGAACGAGCGGTATTTCACTTGGACATACATAAGCGCAAGCACCACATTCTATGCAATCGGCAAGATGATGCTCGGTGAGCGCTTCGTGATCGTGATCTTTGGCATACCAAAGTAATTGTTGGGGCAAGAGCGACGCGGGACAGACCTGTTCGCAATGCCCGCAACGAATACAAGGCATTTCGTTGTTCGTGGGTGCAAGCTCTGAAAGCGTTGGGCACAAAATACAATTGGTTGTTTTAATTACTGGAATATCGGTGTTAGGAATGGTGTAACCCATCATCGGGCCACCAACAATAACGCGTTGTCCACTTTCCGGCTCAAGTTGCGCTTGGGAAAGCAGGTGTGAAATGGGCGTTCCTAACAAAGCCCATGTTGTGCCAGGCTGCGCTAACGCGTCGCCGGTGAGGGTGACCACCCGCTCCATCAGCGGTTCACCTAAATAGACTGCTTGATGAATTGCAAATGCAGTTCCAGTGTTGTGCATAAGAATACCGATGTCTGCAGGGTAGCCGTCGGCAGGCACCTCTTTCCCAGTGAGAATTTGAATAAGTTGTTTCTCACCCCCGGAAGGATATTTTGTGGGGATCACCACTATTTCTATGGCCGCACTGGCTTGTTGCACTGCTTCTTGGACCGCGGCGATCGCTTCAGGTTTGTTATCTTCGATGGCAATTATGACGCGTGGCGCGTTCAACAAATAATGGAGTACACAAGTTCCAGAGACAATCTCACGCGCATGCTCACGCATGAGGCGGTCATCGGAAACGATGTAAGGTTCACATTCCACACCATTGATGATTAGCAATTCAATGGCCTGTGTTTGTCTAATCTTCTGGTCGGTTGGGAAGCCTGCGCCACCCAAACCAGCGATGCCGGCATCGCGAATGTGCTCCAGTAACAAATGTTGATCGGCATTCAACGGATTGGTGAGTGCCTCAAAGTTGACACACTCATGCTTACCATCGACATCAATGGTAATAGTCGGTACCGGAATTGCTGAAGGGTGGTTACTGGGATGCTCGCTGATAGCTCTCACGATACCTGAGGTTGGTGCGTGTATAGGTAAACCACCATAGATACCTGGCTTCACTAATGGCTGCCCCCGAAGCACTCGTTCTCCGATCGAAACTATTACTTCTCCAACTGCACCAATATGCTGTTTAAGAGGAATATAAAGCGTCGACGGTAATGTGACCTGAGCAATTTTGGTTTGATTGGCTACAGTTTTTCGCTCTGGCGGATGAATGCCTCCGTGAAAATTCCAAAGTTTAACGGCTTGACTCATGATTGAGCCTCCGAAGATTGCTCTGGTGCCGCATTGACGATTTGTACGGGAATAATTTCTAAGTCCCATTTCCATCGCTCTGCCTTGGTTTGAACTGGTAGCATATCGATACAATCGACTGGGCAGGGCTCTACGCACAGGTCACAGCCTGTACATTCATCCACAATAACCGTATGCATTTGACGATTGGCGCCAATAATCGCGTCCACCGGGCACGCTTGAATACATTTGGTGCAGCCAATGCACTCGTCTT
This genomic interval from Idiomarinaceae bacterium HL-53 contains the following:
- a CDS encoding disulfide bond formation protein DsbB codes for the protein MHSLAYWPHQRWPWLVLFATALGLLITALYMQHVQGLQPCVQCVYQRIAVLGIAVFAAVGALQPKRTLNRVVGLFGWLGSAAIGLYIANYHVWLQTAANPLFASCSPYPDFPSWMPLHEWIPFFFAAGGLCTDFSWQLLGMVMSEWMRIIFAVYLLAAVIVICARLLKQRKI
- a CDS encoding transcriptional regulator, GntR family codes for the protein MTHMIIKAKSPAGFAEEFIVKSIWKGDFAPGSILPAERELSELIGVTRTTLREVLQRLARDGWLTIQHGKPTKVNNFWETSGLNILETLARLDEENMPELIDQLLSARTNISAIYIRAALRHDPARATEILQQSEGLEDDSKAFAEYDYYLNHELAMASGNPIYVLVLNGFKGLYARIGQFYFSKSDARALARDYYARMRALAESGEHGEAMTLVRQYGYDSAAIWKELRDSIPENLVE
- a CDS encoding superoxide dismutase, Fe-Mn family; amino-acid sequence: MAFELPALPYEKNALEPHISAETLEYHYGKHHQTYVDKLNGLVEGTDNAGKSLEEIIRSSDGGLFNNAAQVWNHTFYWHCLSPNGGGEPTGALADAINAKWGSFEKFKEAFTNSAVNNFGSAWTWLVKKSDGSVDIFNTSNAATPITEEGLTPLLTVDVWEHAYYIDYRNARPKYMDAFWSLVNWDFAAKNLG
- a CDS encoding monothiol glutaredoxin → MQEQVSEEVQAVHDKIRQQIAEHDILLYMKGSPKLPSCGFSAQASQALMSCGKPFAYVDILQNPDIRAELPKIAQWPTFPQLWVKGELIGGCDIILEMFQQGELQTIIAEAAPEEPEQNS
- a CDS encoding peroxiredoxin (alkyl hydroperoxide reductase subunit C); this encodes MAVLVGRKAPDFTAAAVTGTGEIVENFTFSEEIKGQKAVLFFYPLDFTFVCPSELIAFDKRLAEFESRGVKVIGCSIDSQFSHNAWRNTAVENGGIGQVKYPLVADVKHEIVKAYDVEHPEAGVAFRASFLIDDEGMVRHQIVNDLPLGRNIDEMLRMVDALLFHEEHGEVCPAGWNKGDEGMKADAKGVADYLSKNQAKL
- a CDS encoding RNAse T, translating into MAEIEGLMKARFRGYLPVVIDVETGGFNAQNDALLEIAAVLVDFDKDGKLIPKDTIHAHVVPFEGANIEQAAIEFNGIDPFHPLRGAVSEAEALRDIFKAVRKAQKDAGCQRAVLVGHNATFDHGFMMAAAERAGLKRNPFHPFVTLDTTALSALALGQTVLVKACKAAGIEFDQKEAHSAVYDTERTAELFCWIVNRYQQLGGWPLE
- a CDS encoding Outer membrane protein OmpA → MQLKGKLTLLSVSFALALSNQAQSATRTYSANYEHASWRVSEYSPLQCTLAHDIPRYGKVRFMSEASRELNMRVVLDMRRLPDTYDAAQVFSTPPAWRPGVAPQHLGELPLYRQYDSELGKEMSWVLLTELEKGMTPTFTYQDWHNQRDQVRVEVSAVNFQERYDDFMNCVAQLLPYGFEDIAFTVLTYQEKTTELTNAAKRKLMRVGEYLTYDQDIELVLIAGYTDAYGSYDENQALSESRAQAVKDFLVERGIEESQISIRGYSEMRHIAGNENELERAQNRRVVVQISRPFNQDLLSSN
- a CDS encoding DNA-(apurinic or apyrimidinic site) lyase /endonuclease III, with protein sequence MNKQKRLEILTRLRANNPKPTTELNFSNPFELLIAVLLSAQATDVGVNKATGPLFQVANNPHDMYALGVDGVKHYIKTIGLFNTKAENVIKTCKILIDEHGGVVPENRAALEALPGVGRKTANVVLNTAFGWPTIAVDTHIFRVSNRTKFAVGKNVDLVEQKLLKVVPAEFKVDVHHWLILHGRYTCVARKPRCGSCIIEDLCEFKDKTEI
- a CDS encoding electron transport complex protein RnfE, which produces MSSELTTLTKNGLWENNPALVQLLGLCPLLAVTSTITNALGLGLATLFVLVGSNVTVSLVRQWVPNEIRIPVFVIVIATFVTLIELLMNAFTYGLFMSLGIFIPLIVTNCAIIGRAEAYASKNPWQLAAYDGFMMGLGFAFVLVLLGALRELIGQGTLFDGADLLLGPWASGLRVEVIQFDYPLLLAVLPPGAFLGLGMLIAIKNMIDRMRAERVVKSPVEKATRARVTSV
- a CDS encoding electron transport complex protein RnfG gives rise to the protein MIITQMRKNGLILGAFALIATALLVLTQYLTADRIAAQQRSELLKTLNVLIPPALHDNDLFHDCTLYELPEVLGTSTPQPVYRSRLNGEDTALAIQTNAPDGYSGEIRMLVAINTEGRVLGARVLQHKETPGLGDKIETRKSDWILKFAQEVIPPQESSRWEVRKDGGAFEQFTGATITPRAVINAIERTIIWANNNKTEIFAAPSTCQINEGGDH
- a CDS encoding electron transport complex protein RnfD, which gives rise to MSMLIASSPHHHLRRNTAWVMQQVLLAMIPGILVQIWFFGWGVILQLVFAILVAVATEATALALRNRPVTMALKDNTAILTAALLAVSIPPLAPWWIILIGVVFSIAVVKHMFGGVGQNIFNPAMAGYVLLLISFPVQMTSWTPPAPLATMDISFLDSFWLFFTQYTYDGFNLTQATLVEMGRGIDAVSMATPLDHIRNQTMQGFTLNEALNGPIFQGFAGIGWQHVNVAYLLGGLYLVARRVITWHIPLSIVGALLLFSGIGASFAPDQLPGINIHLLSGATMLGAFFIATDPVSAATSNRGKVYYGLLIGLLIYVIRTWGAYPDAVAFAVLLANLCVPAIDYFSQPTTYGHKHLKSKASKGDPS
- a CDS encoding electron transport complex protein RnfC; this translates as MSQAVKLWNFHGGIHPPERKTVANQTKIAQVTLPSTLYIPLKQHIGAVGEVIVSIGERVLRGQPLVKPGIYGGLPIHAPTSGIVRAISEHPSNHPSAIPVPTITIDVDGKHECVNFEALTNPLNADQHLLLEHIRDAGIAGLGGAGFPTDQKIRQTQAIELLIINGVECEPYIVSDDRLMREHAREIVSGTCVLHYLLNAPRVIIAIEDNKPEAIAAVQEAVQQASAAIEIVVIPTKYPSGGEKQLIQILTGKEVPADGYPADIGILMHNTGTAFAIHQAVYLGEPLMERVVTLTGDALAQPGTTWALLGTPISHLLSQAQLEPESGQRVIVGGPMMGYTIPNTDIPVIKTTNCILCPTLSELAPTNNEMPCIRCGHCEQVCPASLLPQQLLWYAKDHDHEALTEHHLADCIECGACAYVCPSEIPLVHYYRKAKAEIRESVIEQKKAEIARQRFEARQARLEREKQERLERHKKAAEARKEALAARAEQTTQAAPQENDKKAQVAAAIARAKAKKAAQERANKSGDKDNS